A single Lolium perenne isolate Kyuss_39 chromosome 6, Kyuss_2.0, whole genome shotgun sequence DNA region contains:
- the LOC127307618 gene encoding protein DNA-DAMAGE INDUCIBLE 1: MKLTVMTADEQILSLDVDPDESVENLKALLEVETRVPLQQQVLHFNGREMTNNAEKLSAIGVHDGDLVMMVASNNRTSEDFMRVNPDGSAVNPQAFQQHIRGNSQLMAQLLQNDPSLAQAILGDDITELQNILRSHHQQRLQHKRKQEEELALLYADPFDVEAQKKIEAAIRQKGIDENWEAAIEHNPEAFGRVVMLYVDMEVNGVPLKAFVDSGAQSTIISKDCAERCGLLRLLDQRYRGVAIGVGQSEILGRIHVAPIKIGDIFYPCSFTVLDAQNMEFLFGLDMLRKHQCIIDLKDNVLRVGGGEVSVPFLQEKDIPSHARDDEKLSKLASPSQGAAGESSKAREKTPDVPLRSSPAGAPAVVPPQGGDFEAKVTKLVELGFDRASVIQALKLCNGNEDQAAGFLFGG; encoded by the exons ATGAAGCTCACCGTAATGACCGCCGACGAGCAGATTCTCTCCCTCGACGTCGATCCCGACGAATCC GTGGAGAATCTGAAGGCGCTTCTCGAGGTGGAG ACTCGAGTGCCGCTGCAGCAGCAGGTGCTTCACTTCAATGGCAGGGAGATGACGAACAATGCGGAGAAGCTCAGCGCAATCGGAGTCCACGATGGCGATCTTGTCATGATGGTTGCCTCCAACAACAG GACATCTGAGGATTTTATGAGGGTAAATCCTGATGGTTCGGCTGTAAATCCTCAAGCTTTCCAACAGCATATACGTGGTAATTCACAACTTATGGCGCAACtccttcag AATGACCCTTCATTAGCTCAAGCCATCCTTGGAGATGACATCACTGAGTTGCAAAATATCCTGCGGTCACACCACCAACAAAGACTACAACATAAACGCAAACAGGAAGAAGAACTT GCTTTATTGTATGCTGATCCATTTGATGTTGAGGCTCAGAAGAAAATTGAAGCTGCAATTCGGCAG AAAGGAATTGATGAAAACTGGGAGGCTGCTATAGAGCATAATCCTGAAGCATTTGGTCGAGTG GTTATGCTGTATGTCGATATGGAAGTCAACGGAGTGCCTTTGAAG GCCTTTGTTGACAGTGGAGCTCAGTCAACCATCATATCAAAAGACTGCGCTGAACGTTGTGG GTTACTCAGGCTACTTGATCAGCGTTACAGAGGGGTTGCTATTGGTGTTGGTCAATCGGAGATACTTGGAAGAATACATGTAGCGCCAATAAAG ATTGGCGACATTTTCTATCCTTGCTCCTTCACAGTATTGGATGCTCAGAACATGGAATTCCTTTTCGGACTTGATATGCTGCGGAAACATCAG TGCATAATTGACCTAAAGGACAATGTTCTTAGAGTAGGAGGTGGTGAAGTGTCAGTACCCTTCTTACAGG AGAAAGACATCCCTTCACATGCACGTGATGACGAGAAATTGTCAAAGTTAGCATCTCCTAGCCAAGGAGCAGCTGGA GAATCGTCAAAGGCACGGGAGAAGACTCCTGACGTGCCACTGCGATCATCTCCTGCAG GAGCTCCAGCTGTGGTTCCTCCACAG GGAGGAGATTTTGAAGCCAAAGTCACAAAGCTTGTGGAACTTGGATTCGACCGGGCATCTGTAATACAGGCACTCAAGTTGTGTAATGGGAACGAGGATCAGGCAGCAGGTTTCTTGTTTGGTGGTTAG